In a genomic window of Festucalex cinctus isolate MCC-2025b chromosome 11, RoL_Fcin_1.0, whole genome shotgun sequence:
- the hpxa gene encoding hemopexin translates to MARKPVEWPPRVFLARSCQAAMKILLSTVLCLCLASAWADHDDDHHDVPDRCLGLEMDAVTVSEEGMPFFFKGHYLFKGFHGKAELLNGSFPELDTADHPLDHIDAAFRMHFENAEDHDHVYFFIGDKVFAYYKHKLEDGFPKPISEVFPGIPDNLDAAVVCPMPDCEENEVIFFKEHEIYHFHVGNKKVEHREFKTMANCTSAFRYMEHYYCFHGHQFSKFDSKTGEVHGRYPKEARDFFMRCSNYSGETDDLERERCSHVHLDAITSDDAGNLYAFRGHYFLQRDGNNDTVKADTIETSFKELHSEVDAVFSYEDHLFMMKDNNLYKYKVSEPHVLAEGYPKPVKDELGLEGPIDAAFVCGDEHTAHVIKGDHIYDVDLKATPHVASNERPLSLIKKVDAAMCDPHGVRVIVGNHFYHFDSIQLFVAGKAIPEQHRVSMDLFGCDH, encoded by the exons ATGGCACGGAAACCCGTTGAGTGGCCACCTCGGGTCTTTCTCGCTCGCTCTTGTCAGGCCGCCATGAAGATCCTGCTCTCCACCGTCCTGTGCCTGTGCTTGGCCTCGGCGTGGGCCGACCA CGATGACGACCATCATG ACGTCCCGGACCGCTGTCTGGGTCTGGAGATGGACGCGGTGACGGTGAGCGAGGAGGGCATGCCTTTCTTCTTCAAGGGCCACTACCTTTTCAAGGGCTTCCACGGGAAAGCCGAGCTGCTCAACGGGTCTTTCCCCGAGCTGGACACCGCCGATCATCCGCTAGACCACATCGACGCCGCCTTCCGCATGCACTTTGAGAACGCCGAGGACCACGACCACGTCTACTTCTTCATT GGTGACAAAGTGTTTGCCTACTACAAGCACAAGCTGGAAGACGGCTTCCCCAAGCCCATCTCGGAAGTCTTCCCGGGCATTCCGGACAACCTGGACGCCGCCGTCGTGTGTCCCATGCCAGACTGCGAAGAGAACGAAGTCATCTTCTTCAAGG AGCATGAGATCTACCACTTCCATGTGGGCAACAAGAAAGTGGAGCACCGAGAGTTCAAGACCATGGCCAACTGCACGTCCGCCTTCCGCTACATGGAGCACTACTACTGCTTCCACGGGCACCAGTTCTCCAAGTTTGATTCCAAGACCGGAGAGGTCCATGGCAGGTACCCCAAGGAGGCCCGTGACTTCTTCATGAGGTGCTCCAACTACA GCGGCGAAACCGACGACTTGGAGCGTGAGAGATGCAGCCACGTCCACCTGGATGCCATCACCTCGGACGACGCGGGCAACTTGTACGCCTTCAGAG GTCATTATTTCCTGCAGCGAGACGGCAACAATGACACGGTGAAAGCCGACACCATCGAGACGTCCTTCAAGGAACTTCACAGCGAGGTGGACGCTGTCTTCTCCTACGAGGACCACCTCTTCATGATGAAG GACAACAACCTGTATAAGTACAAGGTCAGCGAGCCGCACGTCCTTGCGGAGGGTTACCCAAAACCCGTGAAGGACGAACTGGGTCTGGAGGGTCCCATTGACGCCGCCTTTGTCTGCGGGGATGAACACACTGCTCACGTCATCAAAG GCGATCACATCTACGACGTGGATCTGAAGGCGACTCCTCACGTGGCCAGCAACGAGCGTCCTCTGTCTCTGATCAAGAAGGTGGACGCCGCCATGTGCGACCCTCACGGCGTGCGCGTAATCGTCGGGAACCACTTCTACCACTTTGATAGCATCCAGCTCTTCGTGGCCGGCAAGGCTATCCCGGAGCAGCACCGAGTGTCCATGGACCTGTTTGGCTGTGACCACTGA
- the itprid2 gene encoding uncharacterized protein itprid2 isoform X6 produces the protein MNSTGSGKSSTVSSVSELLDLYEEDPEEILLNLGFGRDEPDMSSKIPSRFFNSSSAARGIDIKVYLGAQLQRMEVENPNYALTSRFRQIEVLTTVANQFIQLYGHVSGQPVQNVGSGGSDQGGGGGGGEVAKEQLSAPSSLFQRNKSAQNVADRLKKSLSKHNLLTASSGTSGRPADKAPPDPALALPDGHDGDADKHVRKKDSCSLATVTEEGGGGGEGDKEQHLGSEKDGSQNGGGSEPESADPAAANRSADDTRAPEKALAPPLLAQLRTETADSFDMEEIQSNEDEALLSRTSKSSADLLRTVSQQSDSSGFAEETSSSSVDAANLKVQESSDSCDSETTVTSHPSQDVATPVALNQPAFDLPDARAEESSAACEDDASSQEREEHQKHENSEPVPQYKAHQLPKNLAAAEEGPPLPEEEKAFRDDAQKDPPPSEVSPSVPQPSNPPDLKPPSSNPLLSNAPTLEPLSSDPPPSNPATLEPLSLDPPPSDPQPSDPPSSNPPLDPLSLDPTPSDPQPSNPPNLKPPSSNPPLERQSLDLPLSDPHPSDPQPSNPPNLKPASSNPPPSNAPTLQPLSSDPPPFNPPPSNPASLEPPSLDPPPSNPQPSDPPSSNLPSRSPSSDRLPSDHSVGLQMDHPYRLPACDSPVLSALSRVKQRLGDSSGPRLSRRRHRGGLPMQRSSSLPSSLLSPSRVVSSVTVQLGPGRVFCSQPRYAFRYIQEPDADPEATDSPARTSALAMEDPSKSGAPPKAAPRPPMRSSRSLRCASPPTEWPWISQSVPDLSSTQELFGHYRQGGTPVPAPDIVFSPSLSSRPETPMSAPPVNPSLLYPTPPHPYTSLPNLLQPYPNNFMFNPPHLATPSHYASLWNLPTGTTPMHHYHMAYHSVPHSPPYLGYHGYDPSPFPPLAPDHVTHRGGAPPGPAFLPGRGPHPAHNLAPSSHPGPHLGPYPSPHLAPSSHPGPHLGPYPGPNLAPSSHLGPHLGPYPGPNLAPSSHLGPHLGPYLGVGPGPYLGPHLAHNPHPGLGSALGPGYGPHLGLGPGSGQVLSTTEMQLRRVLHDIRGTVHSLNQQSADTSSDAVPEASCRQALEQLRQKRRSLSEFRAQMSELELAVVRQQALVYKHLSPADRLEVEQLECLRSAVRDELLELEQQLEDKLMDLTMQHACKDVGGDEASASSALRAVQPVSELLREQFLLQSELSYDQPATAAASSPATVPGPCRPAVYRASINITPAPPPRPQRQQNQDRDGAEEEPPEEEGLDAGGSDCLRRLIAEMGESMTQEVLNELLVAPGANHV, from the exons gaggaggaggaggcggcggagaGGTCGCCAAAGAGCAGTTGTCGGCGCCGTCATCGCTGTTCCAGAGGAACAAATCTGCTCAGAATGTGGCCGATCGTCTGAAGAAGAGCCTGAGCAAGCACAACCTGCTGACGGCGTCATCCGGCACATCGGGCCGACCGGCTGACAAGGCACCGCCTGACCCCGCCCTTGCCTTGCCCGACGGCCACGATGGCGACGCCGACAAGCACGTCCGCAAGAAGGACAGCTGCTCGCTGGCCACCGTCACTGAGgaaggcggcggcggtggcgaagGCGACAAGGAGCAACACCTCGGTTCAGAAAAAGACGG CAGCCAAAATGGAGGTGGCAGCGAGCCCGAGTCAGCTGACCCAGCGGCAGCCAATCGGAGCGCAGACGACACGCGGGCCCCCGAGAAGGCGCTGGCGCCGCCCCTGCTGGCGCAGTTGCGTACGGAGACTGCCGACTCCTTCGACATGGAGGAG ATTCAGAGTAACGAAGACGAAGCTCTTCTGTCCAGAACGTCCAAAAGTTCAG CAGACCTGCTGAGGACGGTGAGCCAGCAGTCGGACAGCAGCGGCTTCGCCGAGGAGACCTCGTCGTCTTCCGTCGACGCCGCCAACCTCAAG GTTCAGGAGAGCAGCGACAGCTGCGACAGCGAAACCACGGTGACGTCGCATCCCTCGCAGGACGTGGCCACGCCCGTCGCTCTCAACCAACCGGCGTTCGACTTGCCGGACGCGCGGGCTGAGGAGTCTTCAGCCGCTTGCGAAGACGACGCGAGTTCCCAGGAGCGTGAGGAGCACCAAAAACATGAGAATTCCGAGCCGGTGCCGCAGTACAAGGCCCACCAGCTCCCCAAGAACCTTGCGGCGGCAGAGGAAGGGCCGCCCCTTCCGGAAGAGGAAAAAGCTTTTCGAGATGACGCGCAAAAGGATCCGCCCCCATCGGAAGTGTCGCCTTCGGTTCCGCAGCCCTCGAATCCGCCTGACTTGAAACCGCCATCCTCAAATCCACTGCTCTCCAACGCGCCAACCTTAGAACCGCTCTCCTCAGATCCGCCACCCTCGAATCCAGCAACCTTAGAACCGCTGTCCTTGGATCCGCCACCCTCTGATCCACAACCCTCGGACCCCCCATCCTCAAATCCGCCCTTGGACCCACTGTCCTTGGATCCTACGCCCTCAGATCCTCAGCCCTCGAATCCGCCAAACTTGAAACCGCCATCCTCAAATCCACCCTTGGAACGGCAGTCCTTGGATTTGCCACTCTCCGATCCACATCCCTCAGATCCGCAGCCCTCGAATCCGCCGAACTTGAAACCGGCATCCTCAAATCCACCACCCTCCAATGCGCCGACCTTGCAACCGCTCTCCTCAGATCCGCCGCCTTTCAATCCACCACCCTCGAATCCAGCCTCTTTGGAACCGCCGTCCTTGGATCCGCCACCCTCCAATCCACAACCCTCGGACCCGCCATCCTCAAACCTGCCCTCGCGTTCGCCGTCCTCGGACCGCCTACCCTCAGATCATTCTGTGGGTCTTCAAATGGATCATCCTTACCGTCTCCCCGCCTGCGACTCGCCCGTCCTGAGTGCGCTGAGTCGCGTCAAGCAGCGCTTGGGCGACTCGTCGGGTCCGCGCCTGAGCCGAAGGCGCCATCGCGGCGGCCTTCCCATGCAACGCTCATCCTCGCTCCCGTCCTCGCTGCTGTCCCCCTCCAGGGTGGTGTCGTCCGTCACCGTCCAGTTGGGGCCGGGGCGAGTGTTTTGCAGCCAGCCCCGCTACGCCTTCCGCTATATCCAGGAGCCCGACGCCGACCCGGAGGCCACTGACTCGCCCGCCCGCACCTCCGCCCTGGCGATGGAAGACCCTTCCAAGTCCGGCGCCCCGCCCAAAGCGGCGCCGCGTCCCCCCATGCGCTCGTCTCGCTCACTGAGATGCGCCAGCCCCCCCACCGAGTGGCCCTGGATCAGCCAGAGCGTCCCCGACCTTTCCTCCACCCAGGAGCTGTTTGGACACTATCGGCAGGGCGGGACCCCCGTACCGGCTCCGGATATCGTCTTCTCCCCGAGCCTCAGTTCTAGACCGGAGACCCCGATGTCCGCCCCCCCTGTGAACCCGTCCCTGTTGTATCCCACGCCTCCGCATCCCTACACCAGCCTCCCTAACCTCCTCCAACCATACCCCAACAACTTCATGTTCAACCCGCCTCACTTGGCCACACCCTCCCACTATGCCAGCCTGTGGAACCTCCCCACGGGAACGACCCCCATGCACCACTACCACATGGCGTACCATTCTGTTCCCCATAGCCCGCCCTATCTGGGTTACCACGGTTACGATCCCAGCCCCTTCCCCCCGCTGGCCCCGGACCACGTCACGCATCGCGGCGGCGCCCCTCCGGGTCCGGCCTTCCTCCCGGGTCGCGGCCCTCACCCGGCTCATAATCTGGCTCCGAGCTCCCACCCGGGTCCTCATCTGGGCCCCTACCCGAGTCCTCATCTGGCTCCGAGCTCCCACCCGGGTCCTCATCTGGGCCCCTACCCAGGTCCTAATCTGGCTCCGAGCTCCCACCTGGGTCCTCATCTGGGCCCGTACCCGGGTCCTAATCTGGCTCCGAGCTCCCACCTGGGTCCTCATCTGGGCCCCTACCTTGGTGTGGGCCCGGGCCCCTACCTGGGTCCTCATCTGGCTCACAACCCCCACCCGGGTCTGGGCTCGGCTCTCGGCCCCGGTTACGGCCCACACTTGGGCTTGGGTCCGGGTTCGGGCCAGGTGTTGTCCACTACGGAGATGCAGCTGCGGAGGGTTCTCCACGACATACGTGGGACCGTTCACAGCCTCAACCAG CAGAGCGCCGACACCTCCTCGGACGCAGTTCCGGAAGCCTCCTGCCGACAG GCCCTGGAGCAGCTCCGTCAGAAGCGTCGCAGTCTGTCCGAGTTCCGGGCGCAGATGTCGGAGCTGGAGCTGGCCGTCGTCCGCCAGCAGGCACTCGTCTACAAACACCTGAGCCCCGCCGACAG GTTGGAGGTGGAGCAGCTGGAGTGTCTGCGTTCGGCCGTGCGGGACGAGCTGCTGGAGTTAGAACAGCAGCTGGAGGACAAACTCATGGACTTGACCATGCAACACGCGTGCAAG GACGTGGGCGGGGACGAGGCGTCCGCCAGCTCGGCGCTGCGAGCCGTCCAGCCG GTGTCGGAGCTCCTGAGGGAGCAGTTCCTCCTCCAGTCGGAGCTGAGCTACGACCagcccgccaccgccgccgcctctTCGCCGGCGACGGTGCCGGGCCCATGCAGACCTGCCGTCTACCGAGCGTCCATCAACATCACGCCAGCACCGCCCCCTCGACCCCAAAGGCAACAAAACCAGGACCGTGATGGAGCCGAGGAGGAGCCACCGGAGGAGGAGGGACTCGACGCCGGCGGAAGCGACTGCCTGCGCCGGCTCATCGCAGAG atGGGCGAGAGCATGACGCAGGAAGTGTTGAACGAGCTGTTGGTGGCCCCCGGGGCAAACCACGTGTAG